In Carya illinoinensis cultivar Pawnee chromosome 6, C.illinoinensisPawnee_v1, whole genome shotgun sequence, a single genomic region encodes these proteins:
- the LOC122313884 gene encoding rhamnogalacturonan I rhamnosyltransferase 1-like — MEVRSENVQVRCDKLPAPVIPRTRLQVWFIRVCSSIVLWTCLVQLAAVGELWHPHLLAGITNRMTQVAQLRAEQVQSPPPFLPARKYKSNGYLRVSCNGGLNQMRAAICDMVTVARLLNLTLVVPELDKMSFWADPSNFEDIFDVRHFINSLRDEVRIIKRVPKRFNRKHGLIPLEMPPVSWSNEKYYLQQILPLFGKYKVLHFNKTDARLANNGIPPDLQKLRCRVNFQALKFTPQIETLGYKLVRMLQEKGPFVALHLRYEMDMLAFSGCTHGCTKEEAEDLKRMRYAYPWWREKEIVSEARRSQGLCPLTPEEIALVLQALGFGKDTQIYIAAGEIYGSERRLVALRAAFPWIVKKEMLLAPEELQQFHNHSSQMAALDFMVSVASSTFIPTYDGNMAKVVEGHRRYLGFKKTILLDRKRLVDLLDMHRNRTLSWTEFVVAVRLAHEKRMGQPMWRKVIIDKPKEEDYFYANPQECLCEGTNCDDLRGPGNSSRIR; from the exons ATGGAGGTTAGATCGGAGAATGTACAGGTGCGGTGCGATAAGCTACCGGCTCCGGTGATTCCGAGGACGCGATTGCAGGTGTGGTTCATACGCGTCTGCTCAAGCATTGTGCTCTGGACGTGCTTGGTTCAGCTGGCGGCGGTCGGGGAGCTATGGCATCCGCATTTGCTGGCCGGGATTACCAATCGGATGACGCAGGTTGCTCAGCTTCGTGCCGAACAGGTGCAATCGCCGCCACCTTTTCTTCCCGCAA GAAAGTATAAAAGTAATGGTTATCTAAGAGTGTCCTGCAATGGAGGCCTGAATCAAATGCGTGCAGCG ATATGTGATATGGTGACTGTTGCTCGGCTTTTGAATCTCACTTTGGTTGTTCCAGAGCTTGACAAGATGTCTTTCTGGGCTGACCCTAG TAATTTTGAGGACATCTTTGATGTGAGACATTTCATTAATTCACTAAGAGATGAAGTTCGAATCATAAAAAGGGTGCCGAAGAGGTTTAATAGGAAACATGGACTCATTCCACTCGAGATGCCTCCTGTTAGCTGGTCAAATGAAAAATACTACTTACAACAG ATTCTTCCACTTTTTGGCAAGTATAAGGTGTTGCACTTCAACAAAACAGATGCACGTTTGGCAAACAATGGGATCCCACCTGATCTTCAGAAACTCAGGTGTCGTGTTAATTTCCAGGCACTGAAATTTACTCCCCAGATTGAGACTTTGGGATACAAATTGGTTCGTATGCTTCAAGAAAAGGGACCTTTCGTGGCTCTGCATCTTAGATATGAGATGGATATGTTGGCTTTCTCAGGTTGCACTCACGGCTGCACCAAGGAGGAAGCTGAGGACCTCAAGCGGATGAG ATATGCTTACCCTTggtggagagagaaagagatagtgTCGGAAGCGAGAAGATCACAAGGTTTGTGTCCTCTGACACCAGAGGAGATAGCGTTAGTTTTGCAGGCATTGGGTTTCGGTAAGGACACACAGATTTACATTGCAGCTGGTGAGATTTATGGCAGTGAACGGAGGCTTGTGGCTTTAAGAGCTGCATTTCCATGGATT GTGAAAAAAGAAATGTTGCTAGCCCCAGAGGAGTTGCAACAGTTCCATAATCATTCATCACAAATGGCAGCTTTAGATTTTATGGTTTCGGTAGCAAGTAGCACTTTTATTCCCACCTATGATGGAAACATGGCAAAAGTCGTGGAAGGTCACCGCAG GTATCTCGGGTTTAAAAAGACCATCCTATTGGATCGGAAAAGGCTTGTAGACTTACTGGACATGCATCGGAATAGAACACTTTCATGGACTGAGTTTGTAGTTGCTGTGCGGTTGGCTCATGAGAAAAGAATGGGACAGCCAATGTGGCGAAAGGTTATTATAGACAAGCCGAAGGAGGAAGATTACTTCTATGCAAATCCGCAGGAGTGCCTTTGCGAGGGAACAAATTGTGATGACTTGCGAGGCCCTGGCAACTCAAGTAGAATAAGGTGA